The proteins below are encoded in one region of Streptomyces sp. NBC_00490:
- the trpD gene encoding anthranilate phosphoribosyltransferase produces the protein MSAVTPAGGDTAAGRSWPEVLSALLAGQDLSSGDTAWAMDRFMSGEATDAQIAGFMVALRAKGETVEEITGLVEAMYAHAQPLDIPGPAVDIVGTGGDRAKTVNISTMSAIVIAGTGAKVVKHGNRASSSASGSSDVLEKLGINLDLSPARVAQVVEEAGITFCFAARFHPSMRFVGGVRRDLGIPTSFNLLGPLTNPARVTASAVGCFDTRMAGLMAGVLAERGSSALVFRGDDGLDELTTTATSRVWVVRDGKVREEAFDPRDVGLELVPVEALRGADASFNAEVARRLLDGETGAVRDAVLLNSAAALVAFAPTEAPLVDQIRAGMVKAAESIDSGAAKRTLERWAAASNA, from the coding sequence ATGAGCGCTGTGACCCCCGCTGGAGGCGACACCGCGGCGGGCCGTTCCTGGCCCGAGGTACTGAGCGCCCTGCTCGCCGGGCAGGACCTGAGCTCGGGCGACACGGCGTGGGCCATGGACCGCTTCATGAGCGGCGAGGCCACGGACGCCCAGATCGCGGGCTTCATGGTGGCGCTGCGGGCCAAGGGGGAGACGGTCGAGGAGATCACCGGTCTCGTCGAGGCGATGTACGCGCACGCGCAGCCGCTGGACATCCCCGGGCCCGCCGTCGACATCGTCGGCACCGGCGGCGACCGGGCGAAGACGGTCAACATCTCGACGATGTCCGCCATCGTGATCGCGGGCACCGGGGCGAAGGTCGTCAAGCACGGCAACCGGGCCTCGTCCTCGGCGAGCGGTTCCTCCGACGTCCTGGAGAAGCTCGGCATCAACCTGGACCTGTCGCCCGCGCGGGTGGCCCAGGTGGTGGAAGAAGCCGGCATCACCTTCTGTTTCGCGGCCAGGTTCCACCCGTCGATGCGGTTCGTCGGCGGGGTCCGCCGGGACCTCGGGATCCCGACCTCGTTCAACCTGCTCGGCCCGCTGACCAACCCCGCGAGGGTCACCGCCTCGGCGGTCGGCTGCTTCGACACCCGGATGGCGGGGCTCATGGCCGGAGTGCTCGCCGAGCGAGGCTCCTCCGCGCTGGTCTTCCGCGGTGACGACGGTCTCGACGAACTGACGACCACGGCCACGTCACGGGTGTGGGTCGTCCGCGACGGCAAGGTGCGCGAGGAGGCCTTCGACCCGCGGGACGTCGGACTCGAACTGGTGCCGGTGGAGGCGCTGCGGGGCGCGGACGCCTCGTTCAACGCCGAGGTCGCCCGACGTCTGCTGGACGGCGAGACCGGAGCGGTGCGGGACGCGGTCCTGCTCAACTCGGCCGCGGCGCTGGTGGCGTTCGCGCCGACGGAGGCACCGCTCGTGGACCAGATCCGGGCCGGCATGGTGAAGGCGGCCGAGTCGATCGACTCCGGCGCGGCCAAGCGGACGCTGGAGCGCTGGGCGGCGGCCAGCAACGCCTGA
- a CDS encoding rhomboid family intramembrane serine protease — MISNWSVVAGRASRSLWRSAPMTYGLIALCCALFVVGPAAGLNPAYGSGDALAAVQRAYFHRWGVVPAELFEGSARAVLTPATALFVHGSWVHLLGNMLFLYVFGVLTEERMGRVQFTLFYLGCGYLALLGYAAANAESEQSLVGASGAISAVLGAFLYLFPGARVTSLLPFLFFLPLRFPAWVVLPFWAALQWLAAGQASQGPGVAYLAHLVGFGLGFAFAWVRFGRATRVKTAPAAAPEGENQQ, encoded by the coding sequence ATGATCAGCAACTGGAGCGTGGTGGCCGGCCGGGCGAGCAGGTCGCTGTGGCGGTCGGCGCCGATGACCTACGGCCTCATCGCCCTGTGCTGCGCGCTTTTCGTGGTCGGCCCGGCGGCGGGCCTCAATCCGGCGTACGGCTCCGGCGACGCGCTGGCGGCCGTCCAGCGCGCCTACTTCCACCGCTGGGGCGTGGTCCCCGCAGAACTGTTCGAGGGTTCCGCCAGAGCCGTGCTCACCCCGGCGACAGCGCTCTTCGTCCACGGCAGCTGGGTCCACCTCCTCGGCAACATGCTCTTCCTCTACGTCTTCGGCGTGCTGACCGAGGAACGGATGGGCCGCGTCCAGTTCACGCTCTTCTACCTGGGCTGCGGCTACCTCGCGCTGCTGGGGTACGCGGCCGCCAACGCCGAGTCCGAGCAGTCGCTGGTCGGCGCCTCGGGGGCGATCTCCGCGGTCCTCGGAGCGTTTCTCTACCTGTTCCCCGGGGCCCGGGTGACAAGCCTGCTCCCGTTCCTCTTCTTCCTCCCGCTGCGCTTCCCGGCCTGGGTCGTGCTGCCCTTCTGGGCGGCCCTGCAGTGGCTGGCGGCGGGACAGGCGTCGCAGGGCCCGGGGGTGGCGTATCTGGCCCACCTGGTGGGCTTCGGCCTGGGCTTCGCCTTCGCATGGGTGCGATTCGGCCGTGCCACTAGAGTGAAGACCGCCCCAGCAGCGGCCCCCGAGGGAGAGAACCAGCAGTGA
- a CDS encoding Lrp/AsnC family transcriptional regulator, whose amino-acid sequence MITAIVLIKTSVDRIPEIAESIAALDSVSEVFSVTGTYDLIAMVRVKQHEDLAEVIPGSISKIPGVEGTDTHVAFRTYSQHDLEAAFAIGLDS is encoded by the coding sequence GTGATCACCGCGATCGTCCTCATCAAGACCAGCGTGGACCGGATCCCCGAGATCGCCGAGTCGATCGCGGCCCTGGACTCCGTGAGCGAGGTCTTCTCCGTCACCGGCACCTACGACCTGATCGCCATGGTCCGGGTCAAGCAGCACGAGGACCTCGCCGAGGTCATCCCCGGCAGCATCAGCAAGATCCCGGGCGTCGAGGGCACCGACACCCACGTCGCCTTCCGCACGTACTCCCAGCACGACCTGGAGGCGGCGTTCGCGATCGGCCTCGACAGCTAG
- a CDS encoding C40 family peptidase, protein MGFHRRLVPSGFDRGASAALCVLSATAAALGAVPASAVPHDDTRAEVDRLYEQAEQATEAYNKADERADTLRKQVSTAQDRIARQQERINSMREALGSLAGAQYRAGGLDPSLALLFSDDPDDYLDKAAALDRISAHQAGELKDLQEAMRELTQERVEAAGQLSELEKSRKAVATHKRTVEKKLARARELLNSLPSAERAAYDRASRSGRADMPDLGGVVPPNARAGAAVAAARGALGKPYVWGSTGPSGFDCSGLMVWSYRQAGVSLPRTSQAQRHAGRQVPLSQAQPGDLVTYRSDASHVGMYVGNGQVIHAPYPGAPVRYDPVGMMPGATVTRV, encoded by the coding sequence GTGGGGTTCCATCGCCGCCTTGTACCGTCCGGGTTCGACCGGGGCGCGTCCGCCGCGCTCTGTGTCCTGTCAGCCACCGCCGCGGCCCTCGGAGCCGTACCGGCGTCGGCCGTGCCGCACGACGACACCCGTGCCGAGGTGGACCGTCTCTACGAGCAGGCCGAGCAGGCCACCGAGGCCTACAACAAGGCCGACGAACGGGCCGACACCCTCCGCAAGCAGGTCTCCACCGCCCAGGACCGGATCGCCCGGCAGCAGGAGCGCATCAACTCCATGCGGGAGGCGCTCGGTTCGCTGGCCGGCGCCCAGTACCGCGCCGGCGGCCTCGACCCCTCCCTCGCCCTGCTGTTCTCCGACGACCCGGACGACTACCTCGACAAGGCCGCCGCCCTCGACCGGATCAGCGCCCACCAGGCCGGTGAGCTCAAGGACCTCCAGGAGGCGATGCGCGAGCTCACCCAGGAGCGCGTGGAGGCGGCCGGACAGCTCTCCGAGCTGGAGAAGAGCCGCAAGGCGGTGGCGACCCACAAGCGGACCGTCGAGAAGAAGCTCGCCAGGGCCCGTGAGCTCCTCAACTCCCTGCCGTCCGCGGAGCGCGCCGCCTACGACCGGGCCTCGCGGTCGGGCCGTGCGGACATGCCCGACCTCGGCGGCGTGGTCCCGCCCAACGCCCGGGCCGGCGCCGCGGTCGCCGCCGCCCGCGGCGCGCTCGGCAAGCCGTACGTCTGGGGTTCCACCGGCCCCTCCGGCTTCGACTGCTCGGGCCTGATGGTGTGGTCGTACCGCCAGGCCGGGGTCTCCCTGCCGCGCACCTCGCAGGCCCAGCGGCACGCCGGCCGCCAGGTCCCGCTCTCCCAGGCCCAGCCCGGTGATCTGGTCACGTACCGGTCGGACGCCAGCCATGTCGGGATGTACGTGGGCAACGGCCAGGTCATCCACGCGCCCTACCCCGGCGCGCCCGTGCGCTACGACCCGGTGGGCATGATGCCGGGGGCGACGGTCACCAGGGTCTGA
- the qcrB gene encoding cytochrome bc1 complex cytochrome b subunit, which produces MSTNENTEPARDRGKAPAGEKLADWADGRLGIYSLAKANMRKIFPDHWSFMLGEICMYSFIIIILTGVYLTLFFHPSMNEVEYHGSYVPLQGQLMSEAFNSTMHISFDVRGGLLIRQIHHWAALIFLAGMFVHMMRVFFTGAFRKPREVNWLFGFLLFVLGMFTGFTGYSLPDDLLSGTGVRFMEGAVLSVPIVGTYLSFFLFGGEFPGGDFVARFYSVHILLLPGIMLGLMVAHLILVFVHKHTQYAGPGKTNKNVVGMPLFPVYTAKAGGFFFLVFGVIAVISAIASINPIWSMGPYRPDQVSTGAQPDWYMGFSEGLIRVMPGWEINFWGHTLVLGVFIPLVIFPLVLVAIAVYPFIEAWVTGDRREHHILDRPRNAPTRTAFGVAWLTVYFVLLIGGGNDLWATHFHMSINSITWFVRIAFFVAPVLAFIATKRICLGLQRRDREKVLHGRESGIIKRLPHGEFIEVHEPLSQDALHTLTAHEQYVPAEIGPTVDDNGVERKVKGSEKLRVKLSKAYFGEESQIPKPTAEEYKEITSGHGHH; this is translated from the coding sequence ATGAGCACCAACGAGAACACCGAGCCCGCCCGCGACCGCGGGAAGGCGCCGGCCGGCGAGAAGCTCGCCGACTGGGCCGACGGCCGGCTGGGGATCTACTCCCTGGCCAAGGCCAACATGCGCAAGATCTTCCCCGACCACTGGTCGTTCATGCTGGGCGAGATCTGCATGTACAGCTTCATCATCATCATCCTCACGGGTGTGTATCTGACGCTGTTCTTCCACCCGTCGATGAACGAGGTGGAGTACCACGGCAGCTACGTCCCGCTGCAGGGACAGCTGATGTCCGAGGCGTTCAACTCGACCATGCACATCTCCTTCGATGTGCGCGGTGGTCTGCTGATCCGGCAGATCCACCACTGGGCGGCGCTGATCTTCCTCGCCGGCATGTTCGTGCACATGATGCGCGTGTTCTTCACGGGCGCGTTCCGCAAGCCGCGTGAGGTCAACTGGCTGTTCGGCTTCCTGCTGTTCGTCCTGGGCATGTTCACCGGCTTCACCGGCTACTCGCTCCCGGACGACCTGCTTTCCGGCACCGGTGTCCGCTTCATGGAGGGCGCGGTCCTGTCCGTGCCGATCGTCGGCACGTACCTGTCGTTCTTCCTCTTCGGCGGCGAGTTCCCGGGCGGCGACTTCGTGGCCCGGTTCTACTCGGTCCACATCCTGCTGCTGCCGGGCATCATGCTCGGCCTGATGGTGGCGCACCTGATCCTGGTGTTCGTCCACAAGCACACGCAGTACGCGGGCCCCGGCAAGACCAACAAGAACGTGGTCGGCATGCCGCTGTTCCCGGTCTACACGGCCAAGGCCGGCGGCTTCTTCTTCCTGGTCTTCGGTGTCATCGCGGTCATCTCGGCGATCGCCTCGATCAACCCGATCTGGTCCATGGGCCCCTACCGGCCGGACCAGGTGTCCACGGGCGCCCAGCCCGACTGGTACATGGGCTTCTCCGAGGGCCTGATCCGTGTCATGCCGGGCTGGGAGATCAACTTCTGGGGTCACACGCTCGTCCTGGGTGTGTTCATCCCGCTGGTGATCTTCCCGCTGGTCCTGGTCGCGATCGCGGTCTACCCGTTCATCGAGGCCTGGGTCACCGGCGACAGGCGCGAGCACCACATCCTGGACCGCCCGCGCAACGCGCCGACGCGTACGGCCTTCGGTGTCGCCTGGCTCACGGTGTACTTCGTGCTGCTGATCGGTGGCGGCAACGACCTGTGGGCCACGCACTTCCACATGTCGATCAACTCGATCACCTGGTTCGTCCGGATCGCGTTCTTCGTCGCCCCGGTGCTCGCGTTCATCGCGACCAAGCGGATCTGCCTCGGCCTCCAGCGCCGCGACAGGGAGAAGGTGCTGCACGGCCGCGAGTCGGGCATCATCAAGCGCCTGCCGCACGGTGAGTTCATCGAGGTGCACGAGCCGCTCAGCCAGGACGCGCTGCACACGCTCACCGCGCACGAGCAGTACGTGCCGGCCGAGATCGGCCCGACGGTCGACGACAACGGCGTCGAGCGCAAGGTGAAGGGCTCCGAGAAGCTGCGGGTCAAGCTGAGCAAGGCCTACTTCGGCGAGGAGTCCCAGATCCCCAAGCCCACCGCCGAGGAGTACAAGGAGATCACGAGCGGCCACGGCCACCACTGA
- a CDS encoding NYN domain-containing protein, with protein sequence MVESAGGGPGDGAAEVLDRPLPDGVRRRVVQIVSDGFGGLTVGELPAQLRQYARFAPNRRAKFAGNAMAAALETDPLFRQRIGEKFREAQPELSGALDSGTPPPAADPLDVAAAAYVLRPTGWVKLVTAAGEEAQRADAERADEESRAELERLREELAHAREHTRTETERLRTELESAKKEAESLHRKLRAAHSDVKRGEAALRKIQGEIETVRAEGQTQVSAAEVEARRLKARLSEVEAALEATRRAAREGRSVEDMRVRLLLDTVLDAAQGLRRELALPPLSVRPAETVDAVEPGRMTPKDIAARALSENDPAILDQLLALPQAHLVVDGYNVTKTGYPQMPLEKQRLRLLGQLSQLAAQTGAEVTCVFDGAELAAPVLLAPPRGVRVLFSKPGVTADELIRQLVRAEPPGRPVIVASTDREVADGVAKAGARPVASAMLLKRLS encoded by the coding sequence ATGGTGGAGAGCGCAGGCGGGGGGCCGGGCGACGGCGCCGCTGAGGTGCTCGACCGTCCGCTGCCCGACGGCGTGCGCCGCCGGGTCGTGCAGATCGTGTCCGACGGCTTCGGCGGGCTGACCGTCGGCGAACTGCCCGCACAGCTCAGACAGTACGCGAGATTCGCTCCCAACCGGCGGGCCAAGTTCGCCGGCAACGCGATGGCGGCGGCACTGGAGACCGATCCGCTGTTCCGGCAGCGGATCGGGGAGAAGTTCAGAGAGGCCCAGCCGGAGCTCTCCGGCGCCCTCGACTCCGGCACACCACCCCCGGCCGCGGATCCGCTCGACGTGGCGGCCGCGGCCTATGTTCTGCGCCCCACCGGCTGGGTGAAGCTCGTGACGGCGGCAGGCGAGGAGGCCCAGCGGGCCGACGCCGAGCGCGCCGACGAGGAGAGCCGCGCCGAGCTGGAGCGACTGCGCGAGGAGCTCGCGCACGCGCGCGAGCACACGCGCACCGAGACCGAGCGGCTGCGCACCGAACTGGAGTCGGCGAAGAAGGAAGCCGAATCGCTGCACCGGAAGCTGCGCGCCGCCCACAGCGACGTCAAGCGCGGCGAGGCCGCCCTGCGCAAGATCCAGGGCGAGATCGAGACCGTACGCGCCGAGGGGCAGACCCAGGTCTCCGCCGCCGAGGTCGAGGCCCGCCGGCTCAAGGCCCGCCTGAGCGAGGTCGAGGCCGCCCTCGAGGCCACCCGCAGAGCGGCCCGCGAGGGGCGCAGCGTCGAGGACATGCGCGTACGGCTGCTTCTGGACACCGTGCTCGACGCGGCGCAGGGGCTGCGCCGGGAGCTGGCGTTGCCGCCGCTGTCCGTACGGCCGGCCGAGACCGTCGACGCGGTCGAACCGGGACGAATGACCCCGAAGGACATCGCGGCGCGGGCCCTGTCCGAGAACGACCCCGCGATCCTGGACCAGCTTCTCGCCCTGCCGCAGGCGCACTTGGTGGTCGACGGCTACAACGTGACCAAGACCGGCTATCCCCAGATGCCCCTGGAGAAGCAGCGGCTCAGGCTGCTCGGTCAGCTCTCGCAGCTCGCGGCTCAAACCGGGGCAGAAGTGACGTGTGTCTTCGACGGGGCCGAGCTGGCCGCGCCGGTGCTGCTCGCGCCGCCGCGCGGAGTGCGGGTGCTGTTCTCCAAGCCCGGTGTGACCGCCGACGAGTTGATCCGCCAGCTGGTGCGCGCCGAGCCGCCGGGGAGGCCGGTCATCGTCGCCTCCACCGACCGTGAGGTCGCCGACGGGGTGGCCAAGGCGGGGGCCCGGCCGGTCGCTTCGGCGATGCTTCTGAAGCGGCTGTCCTGA
- a CDS encoding C40 family peptidase, with protein MASHRRPKQPSRTRVTVLTTAAAAAVALSANAANAAPSEKPSKDEVKSKVDKLYEEAEQATEKFNGAKEKQEKLQKEISTIQDNVARGQEELNDLRDSMGLAAAAQYRTGSIDSSLQLFLSSNPDDYLDKASTADQLSAQQVDALKKIQEKQRELAQERSEASEKLKDLSSTRTELAKKKKEVQGKLAEAQKLLNSLTAAEKASLAAEQDRASRSSAERVDLGKSTPASGRAAAAFSAAQSQLGKPYVYGATGTASYDCSGLTSWAYAQAGVGIPRTSEAQANYGTRIYSQSQLQVGDLVFFFNDLHHVGLYAGNGQIIHAPRSGTVVRYESMGTIGGPFMFGVRV; from the coding sequence GTGGCGTCCCACCGTCGACCCAAGCAGCCGAGCCGCACGCGCGTGACCGTGCTGACCACAGCTGCTGCCGCTGCAGTCGCTCTGAGCGCCAACGCCGCCAACGCGGCACCGAGCGAGAAGCCCAGCAAGGACGAGGTCAAGTCCAAGGTCGACAAGCTCTACGAGGAGGCCGAGCAGGCCACCGAGAAGTTCAACGGCGCCAAGGAGAAGCAGGAGAAGCTCCAGAAGGAGATCTCCACGATCCAGGACAACGTCGCCCGCGGCCAGGAGGAGCTCAACGACCTCCGGGACTCCATGGGTCTGGCCGCCGCCGCCCAGTACCGCACGGGCAGCATCGACTCCTCCCTCCAGCTCTTCCTGTCGTCGAACCCGGACGACTACCTGGACAAGGCGTCCACCGCCGACCAGCTCAGCGCCCAGCAGGTCGACGCGCTGAAGAAGATCCAGGAGAAGCAGCGCGAGCTCGCGCAGGAGCGCTCCGAGGCGTCCGAGAAGCTCAAGGACCTCTCGAGCACCCGCACCGAGCTGGCCAAGAAGAAGAAGGAAGTCCAGGGCAAGCTCGCCGAGGCGCAGAAGCTCCTCAACAGCCTGACCGCCGCCGAGAAGGCCTCCCTCGCCGCCGAGCAGGACCGCGCCAGCCGCTCCTCCGCCGAGCGGGTGGACCTCGGCAAGTCCACCCCCGCCTCCGGCCGGGCCGCCGCCGCCTTCTCGGCCGCGCAGTCCCAGCTCGGCAAGCCGTACGTCTACGGCGCCACCGGCACCGCCTCCTACGACTGCTCGGGCCTGACCTCCTGGGCCTACGCGCAGGCCGGCGTCGGGATACCGCGCACCTCGGAGGCGCAGGCCAACTACGGCACCCGGATCTACTCGCAGAGCCAGCTCCAGGTCGGCGACCTCGTCTTCTTCTTCAACGACCTGCACCACGTCGGTCTGTACGCGGGCAACGGGCAGATCATCCACGCGCCGCGCAGCGGCACGGTCGTCCGCTACGAGTCGATGGGCACCATCGGCGGCCCCTTCATGTTCGGCGTCCGCGTCTGA
- a CDS encoding serine/threonine-protein kinase, with protein sequence MQVLRATDPRRIGPYEVRGRLGSGGMGEVYLAESRAGLRLAVKVVRSEYAQDRTFRARFRQEVRAAQTVGGTGTYTARVVDADPEGEHPWMATEFVEGPNLRDAVLDGGPLPEPAVRVLAAALGEALGAIHAKGMVHRDLKPSNILLAPDGPRVIDFGIVRALEATAMTRTGAIVGSVGYVSPEQIRNGGQVGPPSDVFALGAVLAYAASGREPFGEGQDSVILLRVLTRDFDLKGVPEGLLPLVESCLRDEPGERPTPEAVIEAVGHTAGTLRESVRSGWFRGASAEPVAAKGAERWLPQGESGERESRVEYVAPVTATDTPVPGVVVPEVPVTAVVPGSAPAPSRRRLLRAVAGGGVVAAVGAAGGWWWLGRPDAGAEGKAGSASAPGAVARKAAASWTYEAGGAPSVSGGPCGVLSADGRTLYVAVADGTLRAVGSDGKERWGAPLIKGEATFTRPVVTADGIFVAVVTDTVNADGEPAEPGRLIAVSADGERMWTRDLPSPYFRQPVALGGAVVVASAVRAFDGAGVVQAYDSRGKVRWDASVGGAPTEELVVADGVLYVPCYDNHLYGITDEGTAKPFDALLDRDAGRPAVSGDTVVVSTGNQANELFGLDLAGRVKWREQGIAGSYVPAKAATFDFLGVTAAEATLRAITKDGEVAWTYGGGGAFSDPVLVDTTVYVRTATEIHALDVQGKLRWKAEVGADPGVLLSPVVRGRRVYAGTAKGIMALDVTA encoded by the coding sequence GTGCAGGTGCTGCGCGCGACGGACCCACGCAGGATCGGCCCGTACGAGGTACGGGGCCGGCTCGGCTCGGGCGGCATGGGCGAGGTCTATCTCGCCGAGTCACGGGCGGGACTGCGGCTCGCGGTGAAGGTCGTGCGGTCCGAGTACGCCCAGGACCGCACCTTCCGCGCCCGGTTCCGGCAGGAGGTGCGGGCCGCGCAGACGGTCGGCGGGACGGGGACGTACACCGCGCGCGTCGTGGACGCCGATCCGGAGGGCGAACACCCGTGGATGGCCACGGAGTTCGTGGAAGGGCCGAACCTGCGGGACGCGGTGCTGGACGGCGGTCCGCTGCCGGAGCCGGCGGTACGGGTGCTGGCGGCGGCGCTGGGTGAGGCGCTGGGCGCCATCCACGCCAAGGGCATGGTCCACCGGGACCTCAAGCCCTCCAACATCCTGCTCGCCCCCGACGGCCCCCGGGTCATCGACTTCGGGATCGTCCGGGCGCTGGAGGCCACGGCGATGACCCGCACGGGCGCGATCGTCGGCTCGGTCGGCTATGTCTCGCCCGAGCAGATCCGCAACGGCGGCCAGGTCGGCCCGCCGAGCGACGTCTTCGCCCTGGGCGCGGTGCTGGCGTACGCGGCGAGCGGCCGCGAGCCCTTCGGCGAGGGCCAGGACTCGGTGATCCTGCTGCGCGTGCTGACCCGGGACTTCGACCTGAAGGGCGTACCGGAGGGTCTGCTGCCGCTGGTGGAGTCCTGTCTGCGGGACGAGCCGGGGGAGCGGCCCACGCCGGAGGCGGTCATCGAGGCCGTGGGGCACACGGCGGGAACGCTGCGGGAGAGCGTACGGTCCGGCTGGTTCAGGGGCGCCTCGGCGGAGCCCGTCGCGGCCAAGGGTGCCGAACGGTGGCTTCCGCAGGGCGAGTCGGGGGAGCGGGAGAGCCGGGTCGAGTACGTGGCACCGGTGACGGCGACGGACACGCCGGTGCCGGGTGTGGTGGTGCCGGAGGTCCCGGTGACGGCCGTGGTCCCCGGTTCCGCGCCCGCGCCTTCGCGGCGCCGGCTGTTGCGGGCCGTGGCGGGCGGGGGCGTGGTCGCAGCCGTCGGGGCAGCGGGCGGCTGGTGGTGGCTCGGGAGGCCGGACGCCGGCGCCGAGGGGAAGGCCGGGAGCGCGAGCGCACCGGGGGCCGTCGCGCGAAAGGCGGCCGCGAGCTGGACGTACGAGGCCGGCGGCGCCCCGAGCGTGAGCGGCGGCCCCTGCGGGGTGCTCTCCGCCGACGGCCGGACGCTGTACGTCGCCGTGGCCGACGGGACCCTGCGGGCCGTGGGCAGCGACGGCAAGGAACGCTGGGGGGCGCCCCTCATCAAGGGGGAGGCCACCTTCACCAGGCCGGTTGTCACCGCCGACGGAATCTTCGTCGCCGTGGTCACCGACACCGTGAACGCGGACGGGGAGCCGGCCGAACCGGGCCGGCTCATCGCGGTGAGCGCCGACGGTGAGCGGATGTGGACGAGGGATCTGCCCAGCCCGTACTTCCGGCAGCCCGTGGCACTCGGAGGCGCCGTCGTCGTCGCTTCCGCGGTGCGCGCCTTCGACGGCGCGGGTGTCGTGCAGGCGTACGACAGCCGGGGCAAGGTGCGCTGGGACGCCTCGGTGGGCGGTGCGCCGACCGAGGAGCTCGTCGTGGCCGATGGCGTCCTCTACGTGCCCTGCTACGACAACCACCTCTACGGGATCACCGACGAAGGCACCGCCAAGCCGTTCGACGCCCTGCTGGACCGTGATGCCGGCCGCCCCGCCGTGAGCGGCGACACCGTGGTCGTGAGCACCGGGAACCAGGCGAACGAACTGTTCGGGCTGGACCTGGCGGGCCGCGTGAAATGGCGGGAGCAGGGCATCGCCGGTTCCTACGTCCCGGCGAAGGCGGCCACCTTCGACTTCCTGGGGGTGACCGCCGCGGAGGCGACGCTCCGGGCGATCACGAAGGACGGCGAGGTGGCTTGGACGTACGGCGGAGGCGGGGCCTTCTCGGACCCGGTGCTGGTGGACACCACCGTCTACGTGCGCACGGCCACCGAGATCCACGCCCTCGACGTACAGGGCAAGCTGCGCTGGAAGGCCGAGGTGGGTGCCGATCCGGGCGTCCTGCTGAGCCCCGTCGTCCGCGGCCGACGTGTCTACGCCGGCACGGCCAAGGGCATCATGGCCCTCGACGTCACCGCCTAG
- a CDS encoding aminotransferase class V-fold PLP-dependent enzyme → MSVSTAAAAQTICAPLPVLGSDVTVPLVTGGEVTYAALDYAASAPALQRVWDDVAAYAPYYGSVHRGAGYLSQLSTDLFENARNTISEFLDCRADDQLVFTRSTTDSLNLLAAALPADCQVFVFETEHHASLLPWQDARVTYLDAPRTPAQAVETLEKALAARDPFGPALVCVTGASNVTGELWPVRELAAAAHAHGARIVLDAAQLAPHHPVSVRDLDVDWIAFSGHKLYAPFGSGVLAGRADWLQAADPYLAGGGASRKVTRRTDGGVDVEWHETAARHEAGSPNVIGAYSIASACKALTEAGFDTLVARERHLIEKVRTGLAEVPEVRILSLFGDDAPRVGVISFVVEGWNSSHFAAALSAEYGIGVRDGLFCAHPLVRTLLGSDPQTQGECGAPEAAPGEKSLNAIRVSFGAGTPDEHVERFVTAVKELVQDGAKWKYRTEDGRCVPAV, encoded by the coding sequence ATGTCTGTCTCCACCGCTGCCGCCGCCCAGACCATTTGTGCCCCGCTGCCCGTTCTGGGAAGCGATGTCACCGTCCCGCTCGTCACCGGTGGCGAGGTCACCTACGCGGCCCTCGACTACGCGGCCAGCGCCCCCGCCCTGCAGCGCGTGTGGGACGACGTGGCGGCCTACGCCCCGTACTACGGCAGCGTCCACCGCGGCGCCGGGTACCTCTCCCAGCTGTCGACGGACCTCTTCGAGAACGCCCGGAACACCATCAGCGAGTTCCTGGACTGCCGCGCCGACGACCAGCTGGTCTTCACCCGCTCGACCACCGACTCCCTGAACCTCCTCGCCGCCGCCCTCCCCGCCGACTGCCAGGTCTTCGTCTTCGAGACCGAGCACCACGCGAGCCTGCTGCCCTGGCAGGACGCCCGCGTCACCTACCTCGACGCCCCGCGCACCCCGGCCCAGGCCGTCGAGACCCTGGAGAAGGCGCTGGCGGCCCGCGACCCGTTCGGTCCGGCCCTGGTCTGCGTGACCGGCGCCTCCAACGTCACCGGCGAGCTGTGGCCGGTGCGTGAGCTGGCCGCCGCCGCCCACGCGCACGGCGCCCGGATCGTCCTGGACGCCGCCCAGCTCGCCCCCCACCACCCGGTCTCGGTGCGGGACCTGGACGTCGACTGGATCGCCTTCTCCGGCCACAAGCTGTACGCGCCCTTCGGCTCCGGTGTCCTCGCGGGCCGCGCCGACTGGCTCCAGGCGGCCGACCCCTACCTCGCCGGCGGCGGCGCCAGCCGCAAGGTCACCCGCCGTACGGACGGCGGCGTGGACGTCGAGTGGCACGAGACCGCGGCCCGCCACGAGGCCGGGTCCCCGAACGTGATCGGCGCCTACTCCATCGCGTCGGCCTGCAAGGCGCTCACCGAGGCCGGTTTCGACACCCTGGTCGCCCGTGAGCGGCACCTGATCGAGAAGGTGAGGACCGGCCTCGCCGAGGTCCCCGAGGTCCGGATCCTGTCCCTCTTCGGGGACGACGCCCCGCGCGTCGGCGTGATCTCCTTCGTCGTCGAGGGCTGGAACAGCTCCCACTTCGCCGCCGCCCTCTCCGCCGAGTACGGCATCGGCGTCCGCGACGGCCTCTTCTGCGCCCACCCCCTCGTCCGCACCCTTCTCGGCAGCGACCCCCAGACCCAGGGCGAGTGCGGAGCCCCGGAGGCCGCGCCCGGCGAGAAGTCCCTCAACGCGATCCGGGTGAGCTTCGGCGCGGGCACGCCGGACGAGCACGTCGAGCGCTTCGTGACCGCCGTCAAGGAGCTCGTCCAGGACGGTGCGAAGTGGAAGTACCGCACGGAGGACGGCCGTTGCGTCCCGGCGGTCTGA